A stretch of the Leptospira kirschneri serovar Cynopteri str. 3522 CT genome encodes the following:
- the dnaE gene encoding DNA polymerase III subunit alpha has translation MQDFAHLHLHTNYSMLDGAIRIKELMQHVKECGMSSVAMTDHGNMFGAVEFYNEAIKQGIKPIIGSEFYVSPNRKQETEMVKIADGNAYHLILLAKNEEGYKNLIRLSSKSYTEGFYKKARIDYDLLDRHSQGLVCLTACLAGEVNRKILEGKIDESFQLAGKLNEIFRKEDFYMEIQNHGIPEQMTVAKQIYEFGKKTGIPLVVTNDSHFLKKNDQEAQDILLRIGMQKRITDPMEFGFNGEFYVKSPDEMARVFPEIPEAFHNTLEISNKVNLKLQFGNYLLPEFEVPEGYDADSYLEKLIWEGIERKYPNLSSEIKERVIFELNTIKNMKFAGYFLIVQDYINYAKRNGIPVGPGRGSAAGSIVAYALGITNVEPLQHNLLFERFLNPDRKDMPDIDTDFCVERREEVINYIRRRYGEERVGQIITFNSLAAKAALKDVARVLNLPFGEANEMTKAFPNKLGMSISEALSTSSELKNFSEKDDINHKIFAIAQRLEGNYRQPGRHAAGVVISPYPLEEVVPLSTVAEKEKPGVRAIVTQYDKNNLESIGLIKMDILGLKNLTTLDYAIKLIEQRRGIRINLDEIFYDDANTYSLLRKANTLGIFQLESTGITDLVAKSQVSNFDEIVALIALYRPGPMGEGMLDEYLDRKSGRKQVTYPHPSCESILKETFGVPVYQEQVMSISRVVGGFSVGDSDVLRKAMAKKKADLMDKLKVQFVEGAVKQGIQEKVAKDLFEQLERFGGYGFNKSHSVAYAIITYQTAYLKANYTIEYLTALLASDHGKTTDIVKYINNAREMGIQILNPDVSESQASFSVIDDTTIRFGLSAMKGVGETAANSIIQARTKVGSFKTLQDFALNIDTRLINKKVFEALIQAGALDSFGYTRKCLFESVDSILTFAQKEQERTNEGQFSLFGNEESSFSLNLPKDALEWEIDEKLKREKAVAGLYLSGHPLDKYEKQLKSLKTIPIEKFDDLKSGTKVEVAGVISSKNIKLSKRNEEFANFKLEDRTGEIECVAFAKTYQKYKEFIKEDQAIFIKGDLDKIEIGDAELRGQVKVNSIEILDDATIEDKLEKSLHIRLEERHTEDPELVPKLYALLACYKGESSVYFHIVENQEEKRVIRAHDTYSIQPINELFLRLADLLGDRSVFYSVGEQLKVINKSQAAG, from the coding sequence ATGCAGGATTTTGCTCATTTACATCTGCACACAAATTATTCCATGCTCGACGGAGCAATTCGCATCAAGGAGCTGATGCAACATGTTAAGGAATGTGGTATGTCTTCGGTTGCAATGACTGACCACGGAAACATGTTCGGAGCCGTTGAGTTCTATAACGAGGCGATCAAACAAGGTATCAAGCCGATTATCGGAAGCGAATTTTACGTTTCCCCAAACCGTAAACAAGAAACGGAAATGGTAAAAATTGCGGACGGGAACGCGTACCATCTCATCTTACTTGCAAAAAACGAAGAGGGTTACAAAAATCTAATACGTCTTTCCAGTAAGTCCTACACGGAAGGTTTTTATAAAAAAGCGAGAATCGATTATGATCTTCTGGATAGACACAGTCAAGGTCTTGTTTGTTTGACCGCCTGTCTTGCGGGTGAAGTCAATCGAAAGATTTTGGAAGGTAAAATAGATGAGTCTTTTCAACTCGCAGGTAAGTTGAACGAGATTTTCCGTAAAGAGGATTTCTATATGGAAATCCAAAATCACGGAATTCCCGAACAGATGACGGTTGCTAAACAAATTTACGAATTTGGAAAGAAAACCGGAATTCCGCTCGTTGTTACAAATGATTCCCACTTCTTAAAGAAAAACGACCAAGAAGCGCAAGATATTCTTCTTAGAATCGGAATGCAAAAACGTATTACTGATCCGATGGAATTCGGTTTTAACGGAGAATTTTATGTTAAAAGTCCGGATGAAATGGCTCGAGTATTTCCCGAAATCCCCGAGGCGTTTCATAATACATTAGAAATTAGTAATAAAGTAAATTTGAAACTTCAATTTGGAAATTATCTTCTTCCAGAATTTGAGGTTCCGGAAGGTTACGACGCGGATTCTTATCTTGAAAAATTAATTTGGGAAGGGATCGAAAGAAAATATCCGAACCTTTCTTCGGAAATCAAGGAAAGAGTGATCTTCGAACTCAATACGATTAAAAATATGAAGTTTGCAGGTTACTTTTTGATCGTTCAAGATTATATTAATTACGCAAAAAGAAACGGAATTCCGGTCGGGCCAGGAAGAGGTTCGGCTGCAGGTTCCATCGTCGCTTATGCACTCGGAATCACGAACGTAGAACCGCTTCAACACAATTTACTTTTTGAAAGATTTTTAAACCCGGATCGTAAGGATATGCCGGATATTGATACTGACTTTTGTGTGGAACGCAGAGAAGAGGTGATCAATTACATACGTAGAAGATACGGAGAAGAACGTGTAGGTCAGATTATCACGTTCAATTCTCTTGCGGCAAAAGCGGCTCTCAAAGATGTGGCACGCGTTTTAAATCTTCCATTTGGAGAAGCGAATGAAATGACAAAGGCGTTTCCGAATAAATTAGGAATGTCTATTTCAGAAGCTTTATCCACTTCTTCCGAGTTAAAAAACTTTTCGGAAAAAGACGATATCAATCATAAAATTTTTGCGATCGCTCAAAGGTTAGAAGGAAATTACCGTCAGCCTGGAAGACATGCTGCGGGTGTGGTCATTTCTCCTTATCCTTTAGAAGAGGTAGTTCCACTTTCCACGGTTGCGGAAAAGGAAAAACCGGGTGTTCGTGCGATTGTAACTCAATACGATAAAAACAATTTAGAAAGTATCGGCCTTATCAAGATGGATATCTTGGGTCTAAAAAATTTAACTACCTTAGATTATGCGATTAAACTCATTGAACAAAGAAGAGGAATTCGGATTAATCTGGATGAAATTTTCTACGATGATGCGAATACATACTCTCTTCTTAGAAAAGCAAATACTTTAGGTATCTTCCAGTTAGAATCTACTGGAATTACTGATCTGGTTGCAAAGAGTCAGGTAAGTAATTTCGACGAAATTGTAGCTTTGATTGCTTTGTATCGTCCCGGTCCGATGGGAGAAGGGATGTTGGACGAATATTTGGATCGTAAATCTGGAAGAAAGCAAGTCACCTACCCACATCCATCCTGTGAATCGATTTTAAAAGAAACTTTTGGAGTTCCGGTTTATCAGGAACAGGTGATGAGTATTTCCCGCGTTGTCGGAGGATTTTCGGTCGGAGATTCGGACGTATTGCGTAAAGCGATGGCCAAGAAAAAAGCCGATTTGATGGATAAATTGAAAGTTCAGTTTGTCGAAGGTGCGGTTAAACAAGGAATCCAAGAAAAGGTAGCAAAGGATCTTTTCGAACAATTGGAAAGGTTTGGTGGTTATGGATTCAATAAATCGCATTCGGTCGCTTATGCGATCATTACTTATCAAACTGCTTACCTAAAAGCGAATTATACGATCGAATACCTCACGGCTCTTCTTGCTTCCGATCACGGTAAAACGACTGACATCGTAAAATACATCAATAACGCGAGAGAAATGGGAATTCAAATTCTCAATCCGGACGTTTCCGAATCTCAGGCTTCTTTTAGCGTGATCGACGATACTACGATTCGTTTCGGACTTTCCGCAATGAAGGGAGTGGGAGAAACGGCTGCAAATAGTATCATTCAAGCGAGAACCAAAGTAGGAAGTTTTAAAACCTTACAAGACTTCGCATTAAATATAGATACAAGGTTGATCAACAAAAAAGTTTTCGAAGCTCTGATTCAAGCGGGAGCTTTAGACTCTTTTGGTTATACTCGAAAATGTCTTTTTGAATCTGTAGATTCGATTTTGACTTTCGCACAAAAAGAACAAGAAAGAACAAATGAAGGACAGTTTTCACTTTTTGGAAACGAGGAAAGTTCTTTCTCTCTCAATCTTCCTAAAGACGCACTTGAATGGGAAATTGACGAAAAATTAAAAAGAGAAAAAGCGGTAGCCGGTCTTTATCTTTCGGGTCATCCTTTGGACAAGTATGAAAAACAACTTAAAAGTTTAAAAACAATCCCGATCGAAAAATTTGATGATTTAAAATCTGGAACTAAAGTGGAAGTTGCAGGTGTGATTTCTTCTAAGAATATCAAACTCAGTAAACGAAACGAAGAATTTGCAAACTTCAAACTAGAAGACAGAACCGGCGAAATAGAATGTGTGGCTTTTGCAAAAACGTATCAGAAATATAAGGAATTTATAAAGGAAGATCAAGCTATCTTTATCAAAGGTGATTTGGATAAAATTGAAATTGGAGACGCAGAACTTCGCGGCCAGGTTAAAGTTAATAGTATTGAAATTTTAGACGACGCGACAATCGAAGATAAACTTGAAAAGTCGCTTCATATTAGACTGGAAGAAAGGCATACGGAAGATCCTGAACTGGTTCCAAAACTTTACGCATTACTAGCTTGTTACAAAGGAGAATCTTCCGTATATTTTCACATTGTGGAAAATCAAGAAGAGAAAAGAGTGATTCGTGCTCATGACACCTATTCGATCCAACCAATCAATGAACTTTTTTTACGATTGGCAGATCTTTTAGGCGATCGTTCCGTATTTTATTCTGTAGGAGAACAACTCAAAGTGATCAATAAAAGTCAGGCTGCGGGTTGA
- the gatB gene encoding Asp-tRNA(Asn)/Glu-tRNA(Gln) amidotransferase subunit GatB: MAEFETIIGLEVHAQLNTESKIFSTSATKFGSPPNSQTNPVCLGLPGALPVLNEMALEKAIMAGLAFGCEITLFTKFDRKNYFYPDLPKGYQISQFDKPICIGGGVTFTIKGEDSARYVRLTRIHLEEDAGKLIHSADPNIPQSYVDLNRAGTPLIEIVSEPDMRSSDEAYYYLNSLKSVLKYIRVSDCNMEEGSLRCDANVSIRPKGSDKFGTRVEIKNLNSFKAVKAAIDYEVEWQKEMALEGKTFQQQTKLWDSVSNKTVTMRTKEMSHDYRYFPDPDLPVIVLQKETVESVRSKLPELPNERKNRFMEKLGLPKYDAEVLTAEREIADYFEDALKVSGDAKKTSNWVKDEILGIVNKENITISEFSVSARRIGELVKLIADGKISGKIAKTVFEELLTSDKGAETIVIEKNLIVVRDDKEIERIVDEAIANNQDAVTKYKSGKDRALGAIVGYVMKVSKGKADPELVNQMLLEKLGPLPPKS, translated from the coding sequence TTGGCAGAATTTGAAACGATCATAGGACTTGAGGTCCACGCTCAGCTCAATACGGAATCGAAGATATTCTCTACAAGCGCGACTAAGTTCGGTTCTCCTCCAAATTCTCAAACCAATCCGGTTTGTTTGGGATTGCCTGGTGCGTTACCGGTTCTTAACGAAATGGCTTTAGAAAAAGCGATTATGGCCGGACTTGCATTTGGTTGTGAAATTACTTTGTTTACTAAATTTGATCGTAAAAATTATTTCTATCCGGATCTTCCGAAAGGGTATCAAATTTCTCAGTTTGATAAGCCGATTTGTATTGGTGGAGGAGTTACCTTTACGATCAAAGGGGAAGATTCTGCTCGTTATGTGAGACTGACTCGAATTCATTTAGAAGAGGATGCGGGCAAACTCATTCATTCTGCAGATCCGAACATTCCTCAGTCTTATGTAGATTTGAATAGAGCGGGGACTCCTTTGATCGAAATCGTTTCTGAACCGGACATGCGTTCTTCGGACGAAGCATATTACTATCTTAATTCTTTAAAATCGGTTTTGAAATATATTCGAGTTTCGGATTGTAATATGGAAGAAGGTTCTCTTCGTTGTGATGCGAACGTTTCGATTCGTCCTAAAGGCTCGGACAAGTTCGGAACCAGAGTTGAAATTAAAAATCTAAATTCTTTCAAAGCCGTTAAAGCCGCAATTGACTACGAAGTAGAATGGCAAAAAGAAATGGCTTTGGAAGGAAAGACGTTTCAGCAACAAACTAAACTTTGGGATTCCGTTTCTAATAAAACCGTAACGATGAGAACCAAAGAAATGAGTCATGACTATCGTTACTTCCCAGATCCGGATTTACCCGTGATTGTTCTTCAAAAAGAAACGGTGGAGTCGGTTCGTTCAAAACTTCCGGAACTTCCGAACGAAAGAAAAAATCGTTTTATGGAGAAATTGGGTCTTCCTAAATACGACGCGGAGGTTTTAACCGCGGAAAGAGAAATTGCGGACTATTTTGAAGACGCTTTGAAAGTTTCTGGAGACGCTAAAAAAACATCCAACTGGGTTAAGGATGAGATTTTAGGTATTGTCAATAAAGAGAATATTACAATATCAGAATTTTCTGTTTCTGCTCGGAGAATCGGCGAACTTGTTAAGCTAATCGCTGATGGAAAAATTTCCGGTAAGATTGCTAAAACAGTATTTGAGGAACTTCTTACTTCCGATAAAGGCGCGGAAACCATCGTCATCGAAAAAAATCTGATTGTGGTTCGAGACGATAAAGAAATTGAAAGAATTGTGGACGAGGCCATTGCAAACAACCAAGATGCGGTCACAAAATACAAAAGTGGAAAGGATCGTGCGTTAGGCGCTATTGTGGGTTACGTGATGAAAGTTTCTAAAGGAAAGGCCGATCCGGAACTCGTCAATCAGATGCTTTTGGAAAAGTTGGGTCCGTTACCTCCAAAAAGTTAA